TCACTGAACAGGCAGTTCAGAGCCGAGAAGTCGTGCTTCTGCCGGATCAATGCCGCCGTGGCGAGAAAGTCCCGCCCCAGATTTCCCGTTGTTCCGCTCATGACGTGATAGAAGAGGACCTCGGTGTCGCGGGAATCATCCCTGAGCCCCGGCCGGGTGATACCAGGGAGCAGCCCCTGGTAGTCGTAGACCACGCCGTTGTGAAAAAAGACCGTGTCGCCGAGAAAGAACGGATGGGCGTGGCGGGTGCTGGAGGTGTTTTCCCACGCCGATTTTCGCAGGTGCAGGATCATTGTGTGCCAGAAAAGTCCGTACCTGTAGGAAAAATATTGTTGCTCTTGTCAGTTTGAAACTGCGGGTTCCTCGCTAAAGATTTCATCAGACCAGACCCAATAAGTATAAAAACCAGTACCGACTGATAAATTGTCTACTTCAACTATTACTAAATTCTTCTGACTGACAATTTCTATTCTTGGTTCAAGATTAACTATTTCTCCATCATTATTTATTTGTATTGATTTTAACTTTTTCGGAAGATATTGTTGAGAAGGAAAGTATATTAGTTGTCTTATTCTTTCAGTATTTGCTACTATTATTGTTCCCATATAGTCGTGATATTTTGTGAATAATACATTTTTATATAAAATTCTATGAAGAGTGTCGTCTTGCGCAAGTTCAGGACGGTATCCTATCTTTGTTTCCCATTCTGCTTCACTGATGTTTATATAGTGTTTTCCGATATAATTATTTGAGTAAGTTTTTTCAAGTACGCTTGTGTATGACCCTATACCATGTACTAATGTATCAACTTGGTCAGATATTGATTTGTCTTTTTTGATCTCACCAAAACTTTTTCTTGATGTTTTAAAAATAAAATCTTCATTTGTTAAAGACCGTATGGTGTAAATTTTCAAACTTCGATATGAAAAAACGTCAACTTTTTTAGTAAAATCGTATCTGTGTATAATTAGCATGCTAGGTATATCGAACTTCATATTGTTTTTATTGTGGTCTAGCTTGTTGTTAATATTTATATCAGTATT
This region of Geothermobacter hydrogeniphilus genomic DNA includes:
- a CDS encoding class II glutamine amidotransferase, which gives rise to MILHLRKSAWENTSSTRHAHPFFLGDTVFFHNGVVYDYQGLLPGITRPGLRDDSRDTEVLFYHVMSGTTGNLGRDFLATAALIRQKHDFSALNCLFSDGRKLFAYRDYTKEADYYSLYKAYAKNSCLVSSEPLDDDLRWEMMAKGEFLAIDPGNGADGA